A region from the Gemmatimonadota bacterium genome encodes:
- a CDS encoding HEAT repeat domain-containing protein: protein MRPLRDSPGQRVSDAESDDLVLAFARAYTLSEIFPVRHATVQEAIREVCGKALGHVELEVTVAGIRSGGRAIGDRHGYLRELSRDLRGVGVTALRVMPRLESEAVEAFLEALRRVRLTLDDSFEGALGALPGAAIQVAFNGSPLPAAPVWSEPEEWAGEAGEPAALQLEETVEDIDVEATGAFDLVSTSEVQHEAPEDHAEFGVELEESDSEDATADPFAYPTDASANGHHPTSAIELEDVVTDLVASGPLVEEQEPGDWRDAFGLEEAEPVAGDVSEPEWHRALSAADDESAGDEAATEFLEQLDAAWRASEGVEGESWSAPADDSSLADALGVDDPFKAPDPTDEVVSELDAAEVDASEGAWEDELPWDESATPMPWEDVGAFWSAPPEDEPNEPAAADGPDEEVEVEEELWSLLEADDLDNDDAQEPPAAEAAHELPDAARLAGDPYAAPVIRTETDLAQIAAFRQALADLSDMPVAPTPEEPLAASSHGSAATEPDAASGEVAWGAADALEEVDRPARVVEDVVAPVAELAPPVETVPQPSSPIPITALAPDVPAEEPVLEISRSLPNWSAAPEDEGVPFAPESFNSVAEMAEAFLGGPAGRRPTIRAAILDRADRLASGGDHDSVCDAVEVLLLGSELGADGPYDLARSLCRPPVIATLVRRLGEAKEPDERERALRLVGRLPDHIAPALANELSEVPPRAARRNFLDALFTMGEHAFNVSIPMLEDSRWFIVRNGVDILGEVGGPGTVDRLTPALAHPDARVRRAAVMAMAKIGGDDAGSRLLPVLEDPDAQVREAAAMAVGHLRVERAMRPLLAMLENEKSDDVQMIVLRSLGQIADPSAVPAIEKRALGSFFYRPATAVRIAAYRALGAMGTPHATELIRQAVDDKNPEVAAAARALVARL, encoded by the coding sequence TTGCGGCCATTGCGGGATTCACCGGGTCAGCGGGTCTCGGACGCCGAGTCCGACGACCTCGTCCTGGCATTTGCGCGGGCCTACACGCTCTCCGAGATCTTCCCGGTCCGGCATGCGACCGTGCAAGAGGCCATTCGGGAGGTCTGTGGAAAGGCCCTCGGTCACGTGGAGCTGGAGGTCACGGTGGCCGGGATTCGTTCCGGGGGCCGTGCCATCGGAGATCGCCACGGCTACCTGCGGGAGTTGTCCCGCGACCTTCGCGGGGTCGGCGTCACGGCACTACGCGTGATGCCCCGTCTGGAGAGCGAGGCGGTCGAGGCCTTCCTCGAAGCCCTCCGTCGTGTGCGTCTCACCCTGGACGACTCGTTCGAAGGAGCCCTGGGGGCACTCCCCGGTGCCGCGATCCAGGTCGCCTTCAACGGATCCCCCCTTCCGGCGGCACCCGTGTGGTCGGAGCCAGAGGAGTGGGCGGGCGAAGCGGGCGAGCCGGCTGCGTTGCAGCTCGAAGAGACCGTGGAGGACATCGACGTCGAGGCGACCGGTGCCTTCGACCTCGTCTCCACCTCGGAGGTCCAGCACGAAGCCCCCGAAGACCACGCGGAGTTCGGCGTCGAATTGGAGGAGTCCGACTCCGAGGACGCGACCGCGGACCCCTTTGCGTATCCGACCGACGCTTCCGCGAATGGCCACCACCCCACCTCGGCGATCGAGCTGGAGGACGTGGTCACGGACCTGGTCGCCAGTGGCCCGCTCGTGGAGGAGCAGGAGCCGGGCGACTGGCGCGACGCGTTCGGGCTCGAAGAGGCGGAGCCCGTTGCGGGTGACGTTTCCGAGCCGGAGTGGCACCGCGCGCTCTCGGCCGCGGACGACGAATCTGCGGGCGACGAGGCCGCGACCGAGTTCCTGGAGCAGTTGGACGCTGCGTGGAGGGCCTCCGAGGGGGTCGAGGGCGAGTCGTGGAGCGCCCCGGCCGACGACTCGTCCCTGGCCGATGCCCTGGGTGTGGACGATCCCTTCAAAGCGCCTGATCCGACCGACGAGGTGGTATCCGAGTTGGACGCTGCGGAGGTCGACGCGTCCGAGGGGGCCTGGGAAGACGAGCTGCCCTGGGATGAGTCTGCCACCCCCATGCCTTGGGAGGATGTGGGGGCTTTCTGGTCGGCACCTCCGGAAGACGAGCCGAACGAGCCGGCCGCGGCGGACGGGCCCGACGAGGAGGTGGAGGTCGAAGAGGAGCTCTGGAGTCTCCTGGAGGCGGACGACCTCGACAACGACGACGCACAGGAGCCGCCCGCAGCCGAGGCTGCGCACGAGCTCCCGGACGCAGCCCGACTGGCGGGCGATCCGTACGCCGCTCCGGTCATCCGCACGGAAACCGACCTGGCACAGATCGCCGCCTTCCGTCAGGCGCTGGCCGATCTCTCCGATATGCCGGTGGCGCCCACGCCCGAAGAGCCGCTTGCTGCCTCGAGCCATGGATCCGCAGCGACCGAGCCGGACGCCGCGAGCGGCGAGGTGGCCTGGGGCGCGGCGGATGCGTTGGAGGAGGTCGATCGCCCTGCACGCGTGGTGGAAGACGTCGTAGCTCCGGTGGCCGAGCTCGCGCCGCCGGTCGAGACGGTACCGCAGCCCTCCAGCCCCATTCCGATCACGGCCCTGGCGCCGGACGTCCCGGCGGAAGAACCGGTACTGGAGATCTCGCGGTCCCTGCCCAACTGGAGCGCCGCCCCGGAGGACGAGGGCGTCCCCTTCGCGCCCGAGAGCTTCAACTCGGTAGCTGAGATGGCGGAGGCCTTCCTGGGTGGGCCGGCGGGCCGCAGACCCACCATCCGGGCCGCGATCCTCGATCGCGCCGACCGGCTGGCCTCTGGCGGCGATCACGACTCGGTGTGCGATGCCGTCGAGGTCCTGCTCCTGGGCTCCGAGCTCGGGGCGGACGGACCCTACGATCTGGCACGTTCGCTGTGCCGACCTCCGGTCATCGCCACGTTGGTGCGCCGGCTCGGTGAGGCGAAGGAGCCGGATGAGCGCGAACGGGCGCTGCGCCTGGTGGGGCGGCTGCCCGATCACATCGCGCCGGCTCTGGCGAACGAGCTCTCGGAGGTGCCTCCCCGGGCCGCTCGTCGAAACTTCCTCGACGCGCTTTTCACGATGGGAGAGCACGCCTTCAACGTCTCGATCCCCATGCTCGAGGATTCGCGCTGGTTCATCGTCCGTAACGGCGTGGATATCCTGGGCGAGGTCGGGGGACCGGGGACCGTGGATCGCCTCACGCCGGCGCTTGCCCATCCCGACGCACGGGTACGGCGCGCCGCCGTCATGGCCATGGCCAAGATCGGCGGAGACGACGCGGGCTCGCGGCTGCTGCCGGTGTTGGAGGATCCTGATGCGCAGGTGCGCGAGGCCGCGGCCATGGCGGTGGGCCACCTGCGTGTGGAGCGCGCCATGCGACCGCTGCTGGCGATGCTCGAGAACGAGAAGAGCGACGACGTGCAGATGATCGTGCTGCGCTCCCTGGGACAGATCGCCGATCCTTCGGCGGTGCCCGCGATCGAGAAGCGCGCGTTGGGCTCCTTCTTCTATCGTCCGGCCACGGCGGTCCGCATCGCGGCCTACCGCGCTCTGGGCGCCATGGGCACGCCACACGCCACGGAGCTCATCCGCCAGGCGGTCGACGACAAGAACCCGGAAGTGGCCGCCGCCGCACGGGCCTTGGTGGCGCGCCTCTAG
- a CDS encoding lyase, which yields MRGTIVALLVLGGLTPLSGPPPAAAQTLTLDEWTVPWERTRPRDPYVGPDGRVWFVGQVGNYAAVLDPRTGDFERYELGDVAGPHNLVVADDGMVWYTGNLSRHIGRLDPVAGTIDTISMPDDRARDPHTLVWTREGDLWFSVQNGNFVGFLDTETREVRLIEGPLAETRRGPGSSRPYGIKLDSRDIPWIALFNTNAIATVDPVTFAMRTYALPEGARPRRLEVDSHDRVWYVDYARGKLGRLDPASGDVREWATPSGDQSKPYGMAMDADDRVWLVETGVQPNRFVGFDPATERFFSQADVPSGGGTVRHMYYDRGTNVVWFGSDANTIGRATLPPLRKRRVSAR from the coding sequence GTGAGAGGCACGATCGTCGCCTTGCTCGTCCTCGGTGGCCTGACGCCGCTTTCCGGCCCACCTCCCGCCGCGGCCCAGACCCTCACCCTCGACGAGTGGACGGTTCCCTGGGAGCGCACACGGCCGCGCGACCCGTACGTCGGTCCCGACGGCCGGGTCTGGTTCGTCGGGCAGGTGGGCAACTATGCAGCCGTCCTCGATCCCAGGACCGGAGACTTCGAGCGCTACGAGCTGGGAGACGTCGCCGGACCCCACAATCTGGTGGTGGCGGACGACGGAATGGTCTGGTACACCGGCAACCTCTCCAGGCACATCGGGCGCCTCGACCCCGTGGCCGGCACCATCGATACGATCTCCATGCCGGACGACCGGGCTCGCGATCCGCACACGCTCGTCTGGACGCGGGAGGGCGATCTCTGGTTCAGCGTACAGAACGGCAACTTCGTGGGTTTCCTCGACACCGAAACCCGGGAGGTGCGCCTCATCGAGGGGCCGCTTGCGGAGACGCGGCGGGGGCCAGGCTCGAGTCGGCCCTATGGCATCAAGCTCGACTCGAGGGACATACCGTGGATCGCGCTCTTCAACACCAACGCGATCGCCACCGTCGATCCCGTCACCTTCGCGATGCGGACCTACGCCCTTCCGGAGGGCGCGCGGCCACGCCGCCTGGAGGTCGACTCCCACGACCGCGTCTGGTACGTCGACTATGCCCGCGGCAAGCTCGGCCGCCTCGATCCAGCCAGCGGCGACGTCCGCGAGTGGGCAACTCCTTCGGGCGATCAGTCGAAGCCGTACGGCATGGCTATGGATGCCGACGACCGCGTGTGGCTCGTCGAGACCGGCGTGCAACCCAATCGCTTCGTCGGCTTCGACCCTGCCACCGAGCGCTTCTTCAGCCAGGCCGACGTGCCCAGTGGTGGGGGCACGGTCCGGCATATGTATTACGATCGCGGGACCAACGTGGTGTGGTTCGGCTCGGACGCGAACACGATCGGCAGAGCGACGCTTCCTCCGCTGCGCAAACGGCGCGTGAGCGCCCGTTGA
- a CDS encoding DUF4159 domain-containing protein — protein MSLGRRTALGLAALLALGGAVALAAQDFPFRGRRARIYSPGEAPRPGFTFCRVFYNQVRYEWMGQGWRTDYPDSDRNFMLRFSQLTTADVAHFENNEPFHAVVTLTDDALFECPFIFMSDVGTLGLSGAEADNLRAYLLKGGFLWVDDFWGEDAWEQWTREIGRVLPPAAYPIVDLPLSHEMLQTLYKVDRVPQVPSIQFWRRSGRSQTSERGQESAEPHLRAIFDERGRIMVVMTHNTDIADGWEREGEDDEFFYLFSPPAYGLGVNVVLYALTH, from the coding sequence GTGTCGCTAGGTCGCAGAACAGCGTTGGGGCTGGCCGCGCTACTGGCGCTCGGAGGGGCGGTCGCCCTGGCGGCCCAGGACTTCCCGTTTCGCGGGCGGCGGGCGCGCATCTACAGCCCGGGCGAGGCTCCCCGGCCCGGCTTCACCTTCTGCCGCGTCTTCTACAACCAGGTGCGCTACGAGTGGATGGGGCAGGGGTGGCGCACCGACTATCCCGATTCCGACCGCAACTTCATGCTGCGCTTCTCGCAGCTGACGACCGCGGATGTAGCACATTTCGAGAACAACGAACCCTTCCACGCCGTGGTCACCCTCACGGACGATGCGTTGTTCGAGTGCCCATTCATCTTCATGTCGGATGTGGGGACACTCGGACTCTCAGGTGCCGAGGCCGACAATCTGCGCGCCTACCTGTTGAAGGGAGGCTTCCTCTGGGTCGACGACTTCTGGGGCGAGGATGCCTGGGAGCAGTGGACCCGCGAGATCGGGCGGGTGTTGCCGCCCGCCGCCTATCCCATCGTGGACCTTCCCCTGAGCCACGAGATGCTCCAGACGCTCTACAAGGTGGACCGGGTTCCGCAGGTCCCCTCCATCCAATTCTGGAGGCGCAGCGGCCGCAGCCAGACCTCGGAGCGGGGGCAGGAGAGCGCGGAGCCTCATCTGCGGGCCATCTTCGACGAACGAGGCCGCATCATGGTGGTGATGACGCACAACACGGACATCGCCGACGGATGGGAGCGGGAAGGGGAGGACGATGAGTTTTTCTACCTGTTCTCGCCTCCGGCCTACGGGCTGGGGGTGAACGTGGTCCTGTACGCACTAACCCACTGA
- a CDS encoding Rid family hydrolase has translation MRARHALALVAVLAGCQAEAQSPPQQARCEAREAINPSSTLPYSQAVRAGGAIYFAGKVGATAETRAMTEGRIQAETRNVMESFKGLFEEIGVGFEDVVMGNVYLADIADYAGMNDVYGEYFPTDPPARVALAVNEIPAQGIVEISFIAACN, from the coding sequence ATGCGGGCCCGTCATGCCCTCGCCCTCGTCGCCGTGTTGGCCGGCTGCCAGGCCGAAGCCCAGTCCCCACCGCAGCAGGCCCGCTGCGAAGCTCGCGAGGCCATCAACCCCAGCAGCACCCTCCCTTACAGCCAGGCCGTACGGGCCGGGGGAGCCATCTACTTCGCGGGGAAGGTGGGTGCCACGGCCGAGACGCGGGCCATGACGGAGGGTCGCATCCAGGCGGAGACCCGCAACGTGATGGAGAGCTTCAAGGGCCTCTTCGAGGAGATCGGGGTGGGCTTCGAGGACGTGGTGATGGGGAACGTCTACCTGGCCGACATCGCCGACTACGCCGGCATGAACGACGTCTACGGCGAGTACTTCCCGACCGATCCTCCGGCGCGGGTGGCGCTGGCCGTCAATGAGATCCCCGCCCAGGGGATCGTGGAAATCTCGTTCATCGCCGCGTGCAACTGA
- a CDS encoding DUF2723 domain-containing protein yields the protein MTDSRPPYGSAALAALAVLAVYVLTLAPTTAFWDTSEYITTGYILGIPHPPGNPLFVMLARTWTLLLAPLGLSVAVRVNLFAAVTSAGSAGLWFLVAHRLLLPVLRDDRRARLAAFAAALLSATAYTVWNQSNVNEKVYTVSTLIIAWASWLALRWHDRRDEAGSERYLIGAIYLLVLGSTNHMMSVLPLPAGLLLIGLTAPAVLLRSQLWMRVIPAALLAISVNFFLPIRAAQDPVINEGEPVCDSVGGAAVAVFTNGKAGCPALADNLQRVQYAKPPVTQRKAPFSHQLLNYYQYFDWQWGRGLDANDLPGSRRLPLTLVMLLLGGFGLWTLWRADRRLFAYFSVLAGTLTLALVFYLNFKYGYSLAPEVTDLNLHEVRERDYFFVASFSVWGVLVGVGLAGLWRMVGERGGAELASWKAAPVLGVALLPLVLNWSWASRGGDYAARDWAHDLLMSVEPYGVLFTNGDNDTFPLWYAQEVENIRKDVTVVVVQYLHTSWYPKQLQRHTRPEVQRPFDPEQAFGIYAVPTVVPDAPITNLPVEDMDRVQGGQSRDDLVVGLGSVAVSYQGGTFLDRGQLLSLAIIRDSLGKRPIFFASSAGLMSSLGLERWAVRHGLAVKLEATRPDAEADPELVELPPQMGGGHVALGRTLALSEKVLSERSLADRELWQDRATLNIPLQYYIMYAQVAEAASRAGLDATRVEELQSRADAFLSTWEVGRNRINGGG from the coding sequence ATGACCGATTCGAGGCCTCCCTACGGCAGCGCGGCGCTGGCCGCGCTGGCGGTCCTGGCCGTCTACGTTCTCACGCTTGCGCCCACCACGGCCTTCTGGGATACGAGCGAGTACATCACGACCGGGTACATCCTCGGCATTCCCCATCCCCCGGGGAACCCGCTGTTCGTGATGTTGGCACGCACGTGGACGCTTCTGCTGGCTCCTTTGGGCCTCTCGGTCGCGGTGCGTGTGAACTTGTTCGCGGCCGTAACCAGCGCAGGATCGGCTGGTCTCTGGTTCCTGGTCGCGCACCGGCTCCTGCTGCCCGTGCTGAGGGACGACCGTCGGGCTCGCCTCGCCGCGTTCGCCGCAGCCCTTCTGTCCGCGACGGCCTACACGGTCTGGAACCAGTCGAACGTCAACGAGAAGGTCTATACGGTCTCCACGTTGATCATCGCGTGGGCGTCATGGCTCGCGCTGCGCTGGCACGATCGGCGTGACGAGGCCGGTAGCGAGCGCTATCTGATCGGGGCGATCTACCTGCTGGTGCTGGGCTCCACGAACCACATGATGTCCGTGTTGCCGTTGCCGGCCGGCCTTCTGCTCATCGGCCTGACGGCCCCAGCGGTGCTGCTCCGCTCTCAGCTGTGGATGCGGGTCATCCCCGCAGCGCTTCTGGCCATCTCGGTCAACTTCTTCCTTCCGATCCGCGCGGCCCAGGACCCCGTGATCAACGAAGGAGAACCCGTCTGCGACAGCGTGGGGGGCGCGGCCGTGGCGGTCTTCACGAACGGCAAGGCCGGATGTCCCGCCCTGGCGGATAACCTGCAGCGTGTGCAGTACGCCAAGCCGCCGGTCACGCAACGCAAGGCGCCCTTCTCGCACCAGCTCCTGAACTACTACCAGTATTTCGATTGGCAGTGGGGGCGGGGGCTGGACGCCAACGACCTTCCGGGAAGCCGCAGGCTCCCGCTGACCCTGGTGATGCTGTTGTTGGGTGGGTTCGGGCTGTGGACGCTCTGGCGTGCCGATCGAAGATTGTTCGCGTATTTCTCGGTGCTGGCCGGGACCCTGACGCTGGCCCTGGTCTTCTACCTGAATTTCAAGTACGGCTATTCGCTGGCGCCGGAAGTCACCGACCTCAACCTCCACGAGGTACGCGAGCGTGACTACTTCTTCGTCGCCAGCTTCTCCGTCTGGGGCGTGTTGGTGGGGGTCGGCCTCGCCGGACTCTGGAGGATGGTGGGCGAGCGAGGAGGGGCTGAGCTCGCTTCCTGGAAGGCCGCGCCCGTGCTGGGGGTCGCGCTGCTCCCGTTGGTGCTCAACTGGAGTTGGGCGAGCCGTGGCGGTGACTACGCCGCGAGGGACTGGGCCCACGACCTGCTCATGAGCGTCGAGCCCTACGGTGTGCTCTTCACCAACGGAGACAACGACACCTTTCCGCTCTGGTACGCCCAGGAGGTCGAGAACATCCGCAAGGATGTCACGGTGGTGGTGGTGCAATACCTCCATACCTCGTGGTATCCCAAGCAGCTCCAGAGACACACCCGGCCGGAGGTCCAGCGGCCCTTCGATCCTGAGCAGGCCTTCGGCATCTACGCGGTGCCGACTGTCGTTCCGGACGCGCCCATCACGAACCTGCCGGTGGAGGACATGGATCGGGTCCAGGGTGGGCAGAGTCGCGACGACCTGGTGGTGGGCCTCGGGTCGGTCGCCGTCTCCTACCAGGGTGGCACCTTCCTGGACCGGGGACAGCTGCTCTCGCTGGCCATCATCCGGGACAGCCTCGGCAAGCGACCGATCTTCTTCGCCAGCTCCGCCGGCCTGATGTCGAGCCTGGGTCTGGAGCGCTGGGCGGTGCGCCATGGGCTCGCCGTCAAACTGGAAGCCACCCGCCCGGACGCGGAGGCCGATCCCGAGTTGGTGGAGCTCCCGCCCCAAATGGGCGGCGGGCACGTGGCTCTGGGTCGCACGCTGGCGCTGAGTGAGAAGGTGCTGTCCGAACGCAGCCTGGCGGACCGCGAGCTCTGGCAGGACCGCGCTACGCTCAACATCCCTCTGCAGTACTACATCATGTATGCCCAGGTCGCCGAGGCGGCCTCGCGCGCGGGGCTGGACGCGACTCGCGTGGAGGAGCTGCAGTCGCGCGCAGACGCGTTCCTCTCGACCTGGGAGGTCGGGCGCAATCGCATCAACGGGGGTGGTTGA
- a CDS encoding MBL fold metallo-hydrolase, with product MATSAGRTRIVLLGTGTPNADPERSGPALAIVVDSASYLVDAGPGVVRRAAAAAARHRISALQPPGLTHLFITHLHSDHTVGLPDVMLSPWTLDRTDPLLLFGPPGTAAMAEHLRAAYTEDVRVRLEGLEPANPTGWETVARDVAPGLVFEDERVRVFAFTVPHGSWDAAYGYRFETPDRTIVVSGDTGPGEAVVEACAGCDVLVHEVYAGEGFQHRSGPWQRYHSSFHTSASELGELAARAGARALVLTHLLLWGASVESVVEEIRQHYHGPVFVGNDLDVY from the coding sequence GTGGCTACTTCCGCCGGTCGGACCCGGATCGTTCTGCTCGGCACCGGCACTCCCAACGCCGACCCCGAGCGCTCGGGGCCGGCGCTGGCAATCGTGGTGGACTCCGCCTCCTATCTCGTGGACGCAGGCCCCGGGGTCGTGCGTCGTGCGGCTGCTGCCGCAGCCCGCCACCGGATCTCGGCCCTGCAGCCACCCGGGCTGACCCATCTTTTTATCACCCACCTCCACTCGGACCACACGGTGGGGCTGCCGGACGTGATGCTGTCCCCCTGGACGCTGGACCGCACCGACCCCCTGCTGCTGTTCGGCCCGCCCGGCACCGCAGCCATGGCGGAGCATCTGCGGGCGGCCTACACGGAAGACGTGCGGGTGCGGCTGGAGGGACTGGAGCCCGCCAACCCGACCGGGTGGGAGACCGTCGCGCGCGACGTCGCCCCGGGCCTCGTCTTCGAGGACGAGCGCGTGCGTGTCTTCGCCTTCACCGTGCCGCACGGTTCCTGGGACGCCGCCTACGGCTACCGATTCGAAACACCGGACCGGACGATCGTGGTCTCGGGGGACACTGGACCGGGGGAAGCGGTCGTCGAAGCCTGCGCGGGGTGCGACGTGCTCGTCCACGAGGTCTACGCCGGCGAGGGGTTCCAGCATCGGTCGGGGCCCTGGCAGCGCTATCACTCCTCGTTCCACACGTCTGCCAGCGAGCTGGGGGAATTGGCCGCGCGCGCGGGCGCCCGCGCCCTGGTGCTGACGCACCTGCTCCTCTGGGGCGCATCCGTGGAGTCCGTCGTCGAAGAGATCCGCCAGCACTATCACGGCCCGGTCTTCGTCGGGAACGACCTGGATGTGTACTGA
- a CDS encoding CehA/McbA family metallohydrolase, translated as MRRSLLLCTALVFVHVLPAAAQWTNRYPHVRGYGHHVYLEGYELPSLSSGPLDVRPSPQGTGLLWASEGWLWVQDESGVAHRITQGSGIDARAAWSPDGTQVAFVRDDTRSLQIVLLDVETARERVLVDDGSIVLDPAYSPDGRLLYFASARNGDLDLWAMELSTGSAVRVTAGVGLELSPQPHPDGRRIVYLSKSRAGGDEIRVLDRSTGEDVSLVRGSITSQTRPALSPDGRHVAYNWPTEDGWELRLLAVDAPASVVRLTRARGLPLTPAWDASGEWVYYSEASELEAMEAFRIRGSGGPVERVPLPARDWGQPTGTLRIRALDAQGQVGAARLSVTTVEGHPLIPATGQSRFDGQTGQVFFYASGIEELTVPAGRVRVQAVRGLATPVASVEVEVVAGGTTEASLHLDPVADLRAEGWWSGDHHFHLNYGGLYRLSPEDLEPMARGEDLDVLTPLLANLHTRFEDQSLWRSTPEVGAPISVFGQEVRSHFLGHLGLLGTSTLFWPWVWGPGYEVYGSDDRPNASALQHARAESGMAVYVHPVSHPDPFSSEEALGSIPIEMVADAVLGDLDGIELACLWSDEQGTAAVWHRLLSLGLTVAPTAGTDVMNDFYRTMAVGTTRVYVRPLDVEGRPVRAGTPNFEEYLRGLREGRSFVSNGPLPRFVIGNAEPGEVTAAGRQSWVLELATAVPAERVEILVNGVVRWSDAAPAAPGARRYQGALDLPDGGWVAVRVTGPKTDRWPGMDSYAFAHTAPVWIGARGSTDAAARRQAARDLLVALDAAATRLREGYGTVPTPRIDARFQAARERLQTWSR; from the coding sequence ATGCGACGATCGCTTCTGCTCTGTACCGCCCTCGTCTTCGTGCACGTGCTTCCAGCCGCCGCCCAATGGACGAATCGTTATCCTCACGTGCGTGGCTACGGGCACCATGTCTACCTCGAGGGCTACGAATTGCCCTCCCTCAGCAGCGGGCCCCTGGACGTGCGCCCTTCGCCTCAGGGCACAGGGTTGCTCTGGGCGTCGGAGGGCTGGCTGTGGGTCCAGGACGAGTCGGGTGTGGCCCACCGGATCACCCAGGGAAGCGGGATCGACGCACGTGCCGCCTGGTCGCCGGATGGGACACAGGTGGCCTTCGTGCGGGACGACACGCGAAGCTTGCAGATCGTCCTCCTGGACGTGGAGACCGCCCGTGAGCGGGTGTTGGTCGACGACGGGAGCATCGTGCTGGATCCAGCGTACTCTCCGGACGGGCGCCTTCTCTACTTCGCCTCCGCGCGCAACGGCGATCTCGATCTGTGGGCGATGGAGTTGAGCACGGGCTCCGCGGTCCGGGTGACCGCGGGCGTGGGTCTCGAGCTGAGTCCGCAGCCGCACCCAGACGGACGTCGGATCGTGTATCTGTCCAAGTCCCGGGCCGGTGGGGACGAGATCCGCGTTCTGGACCGCAGCACCGGTGAAGATGTTTCGCTGGTGCGGGGCAGCATCACGTCGCAGACCCGGCCTGCGCTCTCGCCGGATGGACGCCACGTCGCATACAACTGGCCTACGGAGGATGGATGGGAGCTGCGGCTGCTGGCGGTCGACGCGCCCGCTTCCGTGGTTCGACTGACGCGGGCCCGCGGCCTTCCTCTGACACCGGCCTGGGACGCGAGTGGCGAATGGGTCTACTACTCCGAAGCCTCCGAGCTGGAGGCGATGGAGGCCTTCCGGATCCGGGGGAGCGGTGGCCCCGTCGAGCGCGTCCCGCTACCGGCCCGCGATTGGGGCCAGCCCACGGGCACGCTGCGCATCCGAGCGCTGGACGCGCAGGGTCAGGTGGGCGCAGCGCGTCTCTCCGTGACCACGGTGGAGGGCCATCCACTCATCCCCGCCACCGGCCAATCCCGCTTCGATGGCCAGACCGGGCAGGTGTTCTTCTATGCGTCCGGTATCGAGGAGCTCACGGTGCCGGCCGGGCGCGTGCGCGTGCAGGCCGTGCGCGGCCTCGCCACTCCGGTCGCGAGCGTGGAGGTCGAGGTCGTGGCGGGAGGAACCACGGAGGCGTCGCTCCACCTCGACCCGGTGGCGGATCTACGGGCGGAGGGCTGGTGGTCAGGAGACCACCACTTCCATCTGAACTACGGTGGTCTGTACCGCCTCAGCCCCGAGGACCTCGAGCCCATGGCGCGGGGGGAGGACCTGGACGTGCTGACGCCGCTGCTGGCCAACCTGCACACTCGCTTCGAGGATCAGTCGCTGTGGCGATCGACGCCCGAGGTCGGTGCGCCGATCTCTGTGTTCGGGCAGGAAGTGCGGTCCCACTTTCTGGGACACCTCGGCTTGCTCGGGACCTCCACCCTGTTCTGGCCGTGGGTGTGGGGTCCAGGCTACGAGGTCTACGGAAGCGATGACCGCCCCAACGCGTCGGCGTTGCAGCACGCGCGCGCGGAGTCGGGCATGGCCGTCTACGTCCACCCGGTCTCCCATCCCGATCCGTTCAGCTCGGAGGAGGCGCTGGGGTCGATCCCGATCGAGATGGTCGCGGATGCCGTGCTGGGTGATCTCGACGGGATCGAGCTGGCCTGCCTCTGGAGCGATGAGCAGGGCACCGCAGCGGTCTGGCATCGGCTCCTGAGCCTCGGGCTCACCGTGGCGCCGACCGCGGGGACCGACGTGATGAACGACTTCTACCGGACGATGGCGGTGGGCACCACACGCGTCTACGTACGTCCTCTCGACGTCGAGGGACGGCCCGTGCGAGCGGGTACCCCCAATTTCGAGGAGTACCTGCGCGGTCTGCGGGAGGGTCGCAGCTTCGTCAGCAATGGACCCCTGCCGCGATTCGTGATCGGGAACGCCGAGCCCGGTGAGGTCACCGCGGCGGGTCGACAGTCCTGGGTGCTGGAACTCGCGACTGCCGTGCCGGCGGAACGCGTGGAGATCCTCGTGAACGGCGTGGTGCGATGGTCGGACGCCGCGCCGGCGGCGCCGGGAGCACGCCGGTATCAAGGAGCTTTGGACCTGCCGGACGGAGGTTGGGTGGCCGTGCGCGTGACCGGTCCCAAAACCGATCGCTGGCCCGGAATGGACAGCTACGCGTTTGCGCACACCGCACCCGTGTGGATCGGCGCGCGGGGCTCGACGGACGCGGCTGCACGCCGCCAGGCTGCGCGCGACCTCCTGGTCGCTCTCGACGCAGCGGCGACGCGCCTGCGAGAAGGCTACGGCACCGTGCCCACGCCGCGCATCGATGCGCGGTTCCAGGCGGCCCGGGAGCGCTTGCAGACCTGGTCGCGCTGA